Proteins found in one Zea mays cultivar B73 chromosome 1, Zm-B73-REFERENCE-NAM-5.0, whole genome shotgun sequence genomic segment:
- the LOC100194334 gene encoding uncharacterized LOC100194334: protein MLEYILCSASLKICRKQTSLANVTDAEIPYRSCPVAFTFFGCIILSACLVYLSVSLFQQMEEQFKALIVLSHYLETARFRQFWDDAANNRHILEAVPGFEQAIQSYAIHVLSLTYQKVPRHILAEAINIEGLALDKFLEYHAANSGWVIEKGGQSQVIVLPRNEFNHPQLKKNTADTVPFEHLTRIFPVLS, encoded by the exons ATGCTTGAATATATATTGTGCTCTGCGAGTTTGAAAATTTGCAGGAAGCAGACTAGTCTCGCAAATGTCACAGATGCAGAGATTCCATACAGGAGCTGTCCTGTTGCCTTTACATTTTTTGGCTGCATTATTTTGTCAGCATGTTTAGTCTACTTGTCTGTGTCTTTGTTTCAGCAAATGGAAGAGCAATTCAAGGCATTGATAGTTCTTTCTCACTATCTAGAG ACTGCTAGGTTCAGGCAGTTTTGGGATGACGCAGCAAACAACCGCCACATATTGGAAGCAGTTCCAG GTTTTGAGCAGGCAATCCAATCCTATGCAATTCATGTACTTTCCTTGACATACCAGAAAGTTCCAAGGCATATTCTTGCAGAG GCAATCAACATTGAAGGTCTCGCTTTGGACAAGTTTCTTGAGTACCATGCTGCGAACTCAGGTTGGGTAATTGAGAAGGGTGGGCAGTCTCAAGTGATTGTTCTTCCACGCAATGAGTTCAATCACCCCCAGCTCAAGAAGAACACAGCTGATACCGTTCCATTTGAGCACCTAACACGCATATTCCCTGTTCTTAGCTGA
- the LOC100194334 gene encoding uncharacterized isoform X1 produces the protein MATEQEAENYTVEDLVALNPYNPDILNDLEKFVNEQVASQTYNLDANLSLLRLYQFEPGRMSIHIVAHILIKALMAMPAPDFSLCLFLIPEHVQMEEQFKALIVLSHYLETARFRQFWDDAANNRHILEAVPGFEQAIQSYAIHVLSLTYQKVPRHILAEAINIEGLALDKFLEYHAANSGWVIEKGGQSQVIVLPRNEFNHPQLKKNTADTVPFEHLTRIFPVLS, from the exons ATGGCGACAGAGCAAGAGGCGGAGAACTACACGGTGGAGGACCTTGTGGCCCTGAATCCGTACAACCCCGACATCCTCAACGACCTTGAGAAGTTCGTCAACGAGCAA GTTGCGTCTCAAACATATAACTTGGATGCAAATCTCAGCCTTCTTCGCCTGTACCAG TTTGAGCCAGGAAGGATGAGCATACATATTGTGGCCCACATACTGATCAAG GCTCTCATGGCAATGCCGGCCCCTGACTTCAGTCTTTGCTTATTCTTAATTCCTGAACATGtg CAAATGGAAGAGCAATTCAAGGCATTGATAGTTCTTTCTCACTATCTAGAG ACTGCTAGGTTCAGGCAGTTTTGGGATGACGCAGCAAACAACCGCCACATATTGGAAGCAGTTCCAG GTTTTGAGCAGGCAATCCAATCCTATGCAATTCATGTACTTTCCTTGACATACCAGAAAGTTCCAAGGCATATTCTTGCAGAG GCAATCAACATTGAAGGTCTCGCTTTGGACAAGTTTCTTGAGTACCATGCTGCGAACTCAGGTTGGGTAATTGAGAAGGGTGGGCAGTCTCAAGTGATTGTTCTTCCACGCAATGAGTTCAATCACCCCCAGCTCAAGAAGAACACAGCTGATACCGTTCCATTTGAGCACCTAACACGCATATTCCCTGTTCTTAGCTGA